In Streptococcus parapneumoniae, the genomic stretch ATGAATGGCCAAGGTACCATTACCTTCCAAAATGGAGACCAATATACAGGTGGCTTCAACAATGGAGCCTTCAACGGAAAAGGTACCTTTCAATCTAAAGAAGGCTGGACCTACGAAGGGGATTTTGTAAATGGTCAAGCTGAAGGAAAAGGGAAACTAACAACAGAACAAGAAGTCGTTTATGAAGGGACTTTTAAACAAGGCGTTTTTCAACAAAAATAAAGCCTCCTTATCAAAGGAGGTATTGTTAGAATGTTAAAGTAAGCGCTTACCTGCAAATCCCTATCTTTCCAAGTCCCTCTTCCAAGTAAGTTTGTGAAATAAAAAAACATTTGAAATAAATTTCACAAACTTTAAAGAAAAAGCTTGCTAAGAAAAGAAAATGACAAACATTTCACAAGGTGCTAAAAATTCTTTGTGAAATGTTTATGAAACTGTTTACAAAGTTGAAATAATACGTTATAATAAACTTGTGAAAAAATTAACAAAGGATTAAATCCTTGAAAGCTATGGAGGAAAATATGGCTGATAAAAAAACTGTGACACCAGAGGAAAAGAAACTCGCTGCTGAAAAGCATGTCGATGGATTGGTGCAAAAAGCTCTAGTTGCTCTTGAAGAAATGCGTAAGTTGGATCAAGAGCAGGTTGACTACATCGTTGCTAAAGCGTCAGTGGCAGCTTTGGATGCCCACGGGGAATTGGCTTTACATGCCTTTGAAGAAACAGGACGTGGTGTATTTGAAGATAAAGCAACTAAGAACTTGTTTGCTTGTGAACACGTAGTAAACAACATGCGCCATACTAAGACAGTTGGCGTTATTGAAGAAGACGATGTAACAGGATTGACTCTTATCGCTGAACCAGTTGGTGTTGTCTGTGGTATCACTCCTACAACAAACCCAACATCAACAGCAATATTCAAATCATTGATTTCATTGAAGACACGTAACCCAATCGTCTTTGCCTTCCACCCATCAGCACAAGAATCATCAGCTCATGCAGCTCGCATCGTCCGCGATGCAGCTATCGCAGCTGGTGCTCCTGAAAACTGTGTACAGTGGATCACTGAACCATCTATGGAAGCAACTAGTGCCCTTATGAACCACGAAGGTGTTGCGACAATCCTTGCAACAGGTGGTAATGCTATGGTTAAAGCCGCATACTCATGTGGGAAACCAGCTCTTGGGGTAGGTGCCGGAAACGTTCCAGCTTATGTTGAAAAATCAGCAAATATCCGTCAAGCAGCACACGATATCGTTATGTCTAAATCATTTGATAACGGTATGGTCTGTGCTTCAGAGCAAGCGGTTATCATTGATAAAGAAATTTACGATGAATTTGTAGCAGAGTTCAAATCTTACCACACTTACTTTGTAAACAAGAAAGAAAAAGCTCTTCTTGAAGAATTCTGCTTTGGCGTGAAAGCAAACAGCAAAAACTGTGCTGGTGCAAAATTGAACGCTGACATCGTTGGTAAACCAGCAACTTGGATTGCAGAACAAGCAGGATTTACAGTTCCAGAAGGAACAAACATTCTTGCTGCTGAATGTAAAGAAGTTGGTGAAAACGAGCCATTGACTCGTGAGAAATTGTCACCAGTTATCGCAGTTTTGAAATCTGAAAGCCGTGAAGATGGTATTACTAAGGCTCGTCAAATGGTTGAATTTAACGGTCTTGGACACTCAGCAGCTATCCACACAGCTGACGAAGAATTGACTAAAGAATTTGGTAAAGCTGTTAAAGCTATTCGTGTTATCTGTAACTCACCTTCTACTTTCGGTGGTATCGGGGACGTTTACAATGCCTTCTTGCCATCATTGACACTTGGATGTGGTTCTTACGGACGCAACTCAGTTGGGGATAACGTTAGTGCCATTAACCTCTTGAATATCAAAAAAGTCGGAAGACGGAGAAATAACATGCAATGGATGAAACTTCCTTCAAAAACATACTTTGAACGTGATTCAATTCAATACCTTCAAAAATGTCGTGACGTTGAACGTGTCATGATCGTTACTGACCATGCCATGGTAGAGCTTGGTTTCCTTGATCGTATCATCGAGCAACTTGACCTTCGTCGCAATAAGGTTGTTTACCAAATCTTTGCTGATGTAGAACCAGATCCAGATATCACAACTGTAAACCGTGGTACTGAGATTATGCGTGCCTTCAAACCAGATACAATCATCGCTCTCGGTGGTGGATCTCCAATGGATGCTGCTAAAGTAATGTGGCTCTTCTACGAACAACCAGAAGTGGACTTCCGTGACCTTGTTCAAAAATTCATGGATATCCGTAAACGTGCCTTCAAGTTCCCATTGCTTGGTAAGAAGACTAAATTCATCGCGATTCCAACTACATCTGGTACAGGATCTGAAGTAACACCATTTGCCGTTATCTCTGATAAAGCAAACAATCGCAAATACCCAATCGCTGACTACTCATTGACACCAACTGTGGCAATCGTAGACCCTGCCTTGGTATTGACAGTTCCAGGATTTGTTGCTGCGGACACTGGTATGGACGTATTGACCCACGCGACTGAAGCCTACGTATCACAAATGGCTAGCGACTACACTGACGGTCTTGCACTTCAAGCCATCAAGCTTGTATTCGAAAATCTTGAAAGCTCAGTTAAAAATGCAGACTTCCACTCACGTGAGAAAATGCATAACGCTTCAACAATCGCTGGTATGGCCTTTGCTAATGCCTTCCTAGGTATTTCTCACTCAATGGCCCATAAGATTGGTGCGCAATTCCACACAATCCACGGTCGTACGAATGCTATCTTGCTTCCATATGTCATTCGCTACAACGGTACACGTCCAGCTAAGACAGCAACATGGCCTAAGTACAACTACTACCGTGCAGATGAAAAATACCAAGATATCGCACGCATGCTTGGACTTCCAGCTTCTACTCCAGAAGAAGGTGTGGAATCTTACGCAAAAGCTGTCTACGAACTTGGTGAGCGTGTAGGTATCCAAATGAACTTCAAAGCACAAGGAATTGATGAAAAAGAATGGAAAGAACATTCACGTGAATTGGCCTTCCTTGCTTATGAAGATCAATGTTCACCAGCTAACCCACGTCTTCCAATGGTTGACCACATGCAAGAAATCATCGAAGATTCTTACTATGGTTACAAAGAAAGACCAGGACGCCGTAAATAATTGTTATCAGCCTAGAGGCAGGAATTTCCTGTCTCTTTTTTTGTAATTCTATTTGAAAAATGGTATAATCATCGCATATATTTATTTGAAAATCAAATCTTTTATAATCATGCGAGGGGCAAATGAACAAGATAAATGAGTTAGGGGATAAAGTGCGACTTTTAAGAGAGGAGAAAGGCCTTAGTCGTCCAGTTTTTTGCGGGGATGAATCCGAATTATCAGTCCGTCAGTTGGTGAGAATCGAAAAAGGAGAATTTCGCCCGACGATAAAAACACTAGAATATATTGCGGATAGATTAGAAATTCCGTCCTACGTCTTGATGCCAGATTATAAGGAATTACCCAAGCGTTACCAAGAATTAAAGTACTTTCTTTTACATCATCCTGACTATGGAGACAAGGAGTTGCAGGAACAAAAGGAAGAATATTTCGATGAGATTTTTGAGAATTTTTATGATGATTTGCCACGTGATGAGAAAGTGCTAGTGGATTGTCTTCAAGCTATAGATGCAGTGAGAATGACTAGTAATTCCTTATATGGAAGCAGTGTGATTGAGGACAGTCTTCAAGACTTACTATCCAGAGATGTATATAGGGCTGAGGAATTGTTGAAGTTGAGACTGTATTTTCTTTGTCAGTTAATGGATGGTTTAAACGAGGGTGAGATAAAAAGTCTGAGCATGAAACTATTCTTTATTTTCATGACAAATTAAGTTCTCAGGTTGATAAGATAGAATTCGATTGTTTGGACTTACTTAGAGACTCCTTGTTAGCTTCTTTAACTTGTATAGAGATTATGGGGCTGTTTCGTTATTTTAAGAGAGCAGTTGAGACCTTAAATAAAATAGGGCAGAAAACACGAGATTTCCAAAAGCAACCGATTGTCTTGATGGTAGAATGGAAATATTATATTCAGATGGATTATGATACAGCTAAACAAAAGTATGAAGAAGCAAAAATGATGGCGAGGATGTTTGGTAATGAGCAGTTAATTGTTAGTTTAGATAAGGAATGGAGCGAAGACTTAGAAAGGTATTGTTAAATGCTTTATAGGAGTGACATTTCTGTCATTGAGGGAATGCCGCTTTTTTGTTACAATGAATTTTATACTCAATGAAAATCAAAGAGCAAACTAGGAAACTAGCCGCAGGCTGTACTTGAGTACGGCAAGGCGACGTTGACGTGGTTTGAAGAGATTTTCGAAGAGTATTACTTGATATACATCCAGAAGCAAACTAGGCAATAGAGAGAAAATTCTAAGTAGTAGGCCCATAGGGGCAATCAACTTGAAGGATTTTCTATCAGTACGATGTATGACGATAACAGTTTTAAACAAGGGGGAAAGAATGTCCATTTTATCCATTAAAAATATTTCAAAGTTTTACACTTTGGACGGTAAACATCAAGAGCAGGCTCTAAGAAATATTAACCTGCAGATTGCAAAAGGTAAAATTACAGCGATTTACGGTCCGTCAGGATGTGGCAAAACCAGTCTACTAAACATCATCAGCGGTTTAGACAGACAATATGAAGGAGTTTTAGAATTTAAAGGGGAATCCCTCCGTGACTTATCAGAGATTGAACTAACTCAATTTCGTAAAGATAAGATTGGATTTGTGTTTCAAAACTTTAACCTTATTCCTCATCAGTCTGTCTTGGACAATGTCAAGCTACCTCTCTATGTCAAAGATTTATCTGACAGGGAGATGACAATGATTGCAAAGGAGCAATTAAGTAACTTGGGCATGGAGCCTTTTATGGCTAAAAATGTTAAACAGCTTTCTGGCGGGCAAAAGCAACGCGTAGCAATCGCGCGTGCACTGGTAAATCAGCCAGATATGATTGTAGCAGATGAACCAACGGGTTCGCTGGATTCTCAATCCCAAGAAATGGTATTGGAAGTATTTAAAAATTTAGCCCAAACAGGGAAAACAGTATTGATCGTAACCCATAATCCAGAGGTTGCTGAATATGCAGACGTGATTATCAAAATGAAGGATGGTGAAGTCGTTGAAGAAGTCAAAAAATAAAGGATTATCATTGAAAAATAAATTCAAACTTTCTTTAAATAACTTTCTGGAAAGAAAGTGGCGTAACCTATTGATTGCGCTAGCAACTTCAATCGGTTTTGTAGGAGTCTTAATTTCTTTCGGCTTGGGAAATGCTTTGATTTCGATGATTGATGAAAATACGAATGGAGGTCAAATCCCTTCTCAAGTTCAGATTGCTTTAAACACAAAAAATGTTGGACGAGGCTTTTTGAACCAAGATGATAAGAACTATATCACGGATACAGTTGGCAAAGAAACTATTAAATATTTGGAGAGTCCTTTTGGTATGATCATGTCAAATATGACTATAGATGGTCAAGAAATGGATCTGAGTCAAACGATGCCTTCTTATGCTCAAGTGGTGAGTCTCTATGAGGATACAAGTATCTCTGTTAGTAGTAATGAGGCGGACAAAGTATTAGCCGGTTCCCTCTATACTGATTCAAATGAACAGGGATTGACGATTCCAAGCAGTTTACTAAAAAATTGGAATGAACAGACAGGAAAAAATCTGACAGCTAGTGATATTATTGGCAAATCAGTCTCGGCCAGCATTGTAGAAAATGATGCTGAAGCTAGCAAGACTGCTCAATTTCAAACAAAGATTGTACGTGTAATCAATGATGAAGATGACTTGGAGGACAGCAACAGTTTCATGCCGTCTCATCAAATGGAAACGATTTTGAAAGAGGCTGGATTTACAAAAGCTGTATCTTATTTTATCTTGGAACTCAAAGATCCATCACAAACAAAAGCGATAACAGAAGAATTGCAGAAAAACAAGAAGTATACTGTTCTTTCTCAACAGAAGGTTCTTGATATTGTGATTACTTTTATTCGTGTCATTCAGGGATTGTTGATTGTACTTTCATCACAAGCTATTGTGGTAGCAGCGGTCATGATTGGTATCATTATTTACATCAATATTATGCAACGTTCTAAGGAAATAGGCGTCATGAAGGCAGTTGGTTATCAGAATCGTGATGTCAAAGGAATTTTTATTTACGAGGCTATTTGGATTGTAGGCATTGCCTTGCTGCTGGCATTTTCGGTTGCACAAGGGGTGGGAAGTTTGGCGAATGCGATTGTAAATCACTTTTACCCATCCATCACGAAGGTTTTTGAATTAAATCCTCTATCTATTTTAGGAACTCTAGCTTTCGCTCTCTTGCTTGGTTATGTCTCAGCCTACTTCCCAGCACGTAAAATTAGTAAAATGGACCCTGTAGAATCGCTACGATATGAATAGTAAGGGATTTCCTTGATTTACAGTCTTAAAAAGAAACTAACATAGAAAAACAATGCCCGTACTTGCAATTAAACTTAAATAGTTATATAATAGGTTTGTTGAAAGGTGATTTGTAGTGATTCAAGTTACTCTTTTCACAATAAAAATTTCATGATTTTCATAAGGAGGAAATCACTAATGGTAGTTAAAGTTGGTATTAACGGTTTCGGACGTATCGGTCGTCTTGCTTTCCGTCGTATCCAAAACGTAGAAGGTGTTGAAGTTACTCGTATCAACGACCTTACAGATCCAGTTATGCTTGCACACTTGTTGAAATACGACACAACTCAAGGTCGTTTCGACGGTACTGTTGAAGTTAGAGAAGGTGGATTTGAAGTTAACGGTAAATTCATCAAAGTTTCTGCTGAACGTGATCCAGAA encodes the following:
- a CDS encoding MORN repeat-containing protein; protein product: MENLKNFYNKYRVYLTRPRLELLAVVAIVFCALLVFFLNIPGKGVLKLDNGTIVYDGSLVRGKMNGQGTITFQNGDQYTGGFNNGAFNGKGTFQSKEGWTYEGDFVNGQAEGKGKLTTEQEVVYEGTFKQGVFQQK
- a CDS encoding ABC transporter permease, with the protein product MVKSLKKSKNKGLSLKNKFKLSLNNFLERKWRNLLIALATSIGFVGVLISFGLGNALISMIDENTNGGQIPSQVQIALNTKNVGRGFLNQDDKNYITDTVGKETIKYLESPFGMIMSNMTIDGQEMDLSQTMPSYAQVVSLYEDTSISVSSNEADKVLAGSLYTDSNEQGLTIPSSLLKNWNEQTGKNLTASDIIGKSVSASIVENDAEASKTAQFQTKIVRVINDEDDLEDSNSFMPSHQMETILKEAGFTKAVSYFILELKDPSQTKAITEELQKNKKYTVLSQQKVLDIVITFIRVIQGLLIVLSSQAIVVAAVMIGIIIYINIMQRSKEIGVMKAVGYQNRDVKGIFIYEAIWIVGIALLLAFSVAQGVGSLANAIVNHFYPSITKVFELNPLSILGTLAFALLLGYVSAYFPARKISKMDPVESLRYE
- a CDS encoding ABC transporter ATP-binding protein → MSILSIKNISKFYTLDGKHQEQALRNINLQIAKGKITAIYGPSGCGKTSLLNIISGLDRQYEGVLEFKGESLRDLSEIELTQFRKDKIGFVFQNFNLIPHQSVLDNVKLPLYVKDLSDREMTMIAKEQLSNLGMEPFMAKNVKQLSGGQKQRVAIARALVNQPDMIVADEPTGSLDSQSQEMVLEVFKNLAQTGKTVLIVTHNPEVAEYADVIIKMKDGEVVEEVKK
- the adhE gene encoding bifunctional acetaldehyde-CoA/alcohol dehydrogenase, translating into MADKKTVTPEEKKLAAEKHVDGLVQKALVALEEMRKLDQEQVDYIVAKASVAALDAHGELALHAFEETGRGVFEDKATKNLFACEHVVNNMRHTKTVGVIEEDDVTGLTLIAEPVGVVCGITPTTNPTSTAIFKSLISLKTRNPIVFAFHPSAQESSAHAARIVRDAAIAAGAPENCVQWITEPSMEATSALMNHEGVATILATGGNAMVKAAYSCGKPALGVGAGNVPAYVEKSANIRQAAHDIVMSKSFDNGMVCASEQAVIIDKEIYDEFVAEFKSYHTYFVNKKEKALLEEFCFGVKANSKNCAGAKLNADIVGKPATWIAEQAGFTVPEGTNILAAECKEVGENEPLTREKLSPVIAVLKSESREDGITKARQMVEFNGLGHSAAIHTADEELTKEFGKAVKAIRVICNSPSTFGGIGDVYNAFLPSLTLGCGSYGRNSVGDNVSAINLLNIKKVGRRRNNMQWMKLPSKTYFERDSIQYLQKCRDVERVMIVTDHAMVELGFLDRIIEQLDLRRNKVVYQIFADVEPDPDITTVNRGTEIMRAFKPDTIIALGGGSPMDAAKVMWLFYEQPEVDFRDLVQKFMDIRKRAFKFPLLGKKTKFIAIPTTSGTGSEVTPFAVISDKANNRKYPIADYSLTPTVAIVDPALVLTVPGFVAADTGMDVLTHATEAYVSQMASDYTDGLALQAIKLVFENLESSVKNADFHSREKMHNASTIAGMAFANAFLGISHSMAHKIGAQFHTIHGRTNAILLPYVIRYNGTRPAKTATWPKYNYYRADEKYQDIARMLGLPASTPEEGVESYAKAVYELGERVGIQMNFKAQGIDEKEWKEHSRELAFLAYEDQCSPANPRLPMVDHMQEIIEDSYYGYKERPGRRK